The Hordeum vulgare subsp. vulgare chromosome 7H, MorexV3_pseudomolecules_assembly, whole genome shotgun sequence DNA window GCGGACGGAGCTGCGCCCCAGGTCGACGAAGAAGAGCTAGTGGGCAGAGCAAATGGGATCCCCTTAGGTTGACGATTAGGTAAGCGCTCCGTCTGCTGGGTACATACACGGTCACAAGTCATGTTTCAAGAGAGGACGTCATGCTCCGAAAACACTTCATGTAAATGAACCAATGTGTCAAACACTTGTACCAAGTAGCTACGCCTACACAATCTAGCTCCTAATGCTAGCCCGGCCTTCCAGGGGACAGCGACTAGACAATTCATGATCCACACGCATGGCTCAACGTATCAGATATAGAGCACCGATGTGCTCGGTCACACAAACTTCGCACTCATGCAAGTGTTGCATTCCAAGATCCTTTGCAAGATTGTCTCTTCCTTCTAACAGTGCACGCCAAATGCTTCTCgctagtttttttctttttctttttgagcGTAATGTCCTTCTCGCTATTTTTTTTTTGAGGGCATGTGCTTCTAGCTAGTTCAGCAGGCCCGTTGGTCCTTCTCTAAGCAAGCCCATTCGGCCCATTTGAGCATCGCAACCCTAACCAAGCGCCAGCCACAGGACACTGGCAGCTATAAATACCCAATCCCTCAGCAAAGAAACCCTAGGTTAAAGCGACGCCGCCGCCGCAAGCCGTCCGCCTCGCTCTTCTCCCGAGCCTGGTCCTCATCCACTCGCCTCTCCCCAACACAGATTTAGCAATCTAGAGTTAGCGCCTCCGTCCATCCCGTAGCTGCTCCGATGGCGATCAAGAGGACCAAGGCCGAGAAGAAGATCGCGTACGACCAGAAGCTCTGCCAGTTGCTCGAGGAGTACACCAAGGTGCTCATCGCCGTCGCCGACAATGTCGGCTCCAAGCAGCTCCAGGAGATCCGCAAGGGTCTCCGCGGTGACTCCATCGTGCTCATGGGCAAGAACACCCTGATCCGCCGCTGCATCAAGGTGCACTCGGAGAAGACTGGCAACAAGGACTTCCTCGAGCTCAGCAACCTCCTCGTCGTAAGCCCGCGGGACCCGTCCCCCCGTTTCTTCTTTTGATTCCGCCGCGAATTTTGTACTGAAATGTATTCTCCAATTTGTAGGGTAACGTTGGCCTCATCTTCACCAAGGGTGACCTCAAGGAAGTTCGCGAGGAGGTCGCCAAGTACAAGGTAAAAATTCAGACCGGATTTGCTATGTCCCCGATTTATTTAATTACTATGTGGTGGATTGCTGGTTTATAGTGCAGTTAATGGAGAGAGATATCCTATGTCTGTGATGAGTAGCATGCACCTCTAGAAATTTAGCCCACCTGACGTGTGATGTAtgatttattattcatgtattttGTGACACCCTTGCATAGGTTAGAATATTATCCTGATGAATCAGTATCTTACACAAATGCTATTTAAGTTACACAAATGTTAGTGAACCTGTGTGAATGCTTTTATTTGTGCAATCTAGCTGTTTCCTAGCAGCAAGTATATATGATAAAGTTCCATTTTTTTCTCTCAAATTGGCAAGTTTGGATAACGAATGTTATAAAACTGTATAGTTGTTTTGTTCTATCCTAAGGAGATGCTATCTGTTTTTCTAATGCCATCTGTTCACTTTTATGTGATAACTTTGTGCTAAAGTTTAGGACATCCAAGGTTAATTCTGGTCTTGTTTTCTTTTCACAGGTTGGCGCTCCTGCTCGTGTTGGGCTAGTTGCACCTGTTGATGTGGTGGTTCCCCCTGGCAACACTGGTCTGGATCCCTCCCAGACGTCCTTCTTCCAGGTTAGCAATTGCTGATAACACTTTCCACCGGATGCTTTTGTTTCAATAATATTTAATTTAAGTTTTTACCGTGTTGTCTTGTTTAGGTGCTTAACATTCCCACCAAGATTAACAAGGGTACTGTGGAAATTACCATCCCAGTGGAGCTGATCAAGAAGGGTGACAAGGTGGGCTCCTCTGAGTCTGCCCTGCTTGCCAAGCTTGGTATCCGCCCCTTCTCATATGGGCTGGTCATCTGCAATGTCTATGACAGTGGGTCAGTCTTCAGCCCCGAGGTTCTTGACCTCACTGAGGAAGATCTGATGGACAAGTTTGCTTCTGGTGTCTCCATGGTTGCCTCACTGTCCCTGGCGATCTCATACCCCACCATGGCTGCTGCACCGCACATGTTCCTCAATGCATACAAGAATGTTCTTGCGGTCGCTTTGGAGACAGACTACTCGTATGACCATGCTGATAAGAT harbors:
- the LOC123412650 gene encoding 60S acidic ribosomal protein P0, encoding MAIKRTKAEKKIAYDQKLCQLLEEYTKVLIAVADNVGSKQLQEIRKGLRGDSIVLMGKNTLIRRCIKVHSEKTGNKDFLELSNLLVGNVGLIFTKGDLKEVREEVAKYKVGAPARVGLVAPVDVVVPPGNTGLDPSQTSFFQVLNIPTKINKGTVEITIPVELIKKGDKVGSSESALLAKLGIRPFSYGLVICNVYDSGSVFSPEVLDLTEEDLMDKFASGVSMVASLSLAISYPTMAAAPHMFLNAYKNVLAVALETDYSYDHADKIKEYLKDPSKFAVAAPAAAASGGAAAAAPKEEEKKEEPEEESDGEMGFSLFDD